One segment of Oreochromis niloticus isolate F11D_XX linkage group LG8, O_niloticus_UMD_NMBU, whole genome shotgun sequence DNA contains the following:
- the nfe2l1b gene encoding endoplasmic reticulum membrane sensor NFE2L1b has product MLYLKKYFTEGLIQFTILLSLFGVRVDVDTYLNNQLPPLREIILGPSSAYTQTQFHNLRNTLDGYGIHPKSVDLDHFFTTRRLLNQVRQLDRLFVPSTELNTWLVHRDSDTVVSASSQSSPSITLDNGAGLEDVNNPDATPAMRGGSGAPESTYSLNTADSSLGAVAPECNQEQGNRDGNDDLTKEDIDLIDILWRQDIDLGAGREVFNYSNRQKENEEEKPSPQENKDRNEEQESWRNGVNLQGAPPVDGETGESIPEQLPGLGTQTSLSLQECLRLLEATFPFGEETEFPAPVVSPEIAISNEEVPSTSQGLPLVLQLPSAEPQLDLEQQWQDIMAIMELQAMEVNNTSLHTNSSSVSAISGTTESNTAGNFELSTRSTPINQDVSLHQASLPSCSQDFPQIFNPQLDSASIAPRTVTLRPSSSNSTNINSTFGATNLTGIFLPPHVNSSSNNVTSTPVLPDPFSTLLEESMLDEISLLDLAMEEGFSQAQASQLEDELDSDSGLSLDSSHSPASPSSSETSCSSAASSSSTSATFSEEGAVGYSTDSEVATVETEEGAVGGYQPEYSKLCRMSYQDPSQFHTLPQLDSISHNHTYNLPLSSAFSEHPELPISVGKKTVRDKQNSKPQPPQDLLDKHSSRDERRARAMKIPFSNDKIINLPVEEFNELLAKHHLSEAQLALIRDIRRRGKNKMAAQNCRKRKLDTIIKLEQGVQDLRRDKARLLKEKMEFIRSIRQMKQKMQSLYQEVFTQLRDEEGRPYPPSEYSLQYSADGSVLIMPRGVTTAEQNRKPEKKQKDKKK; this is encoded by the exons ATGCTTTACCTGAAAAAGTACTTCACAGAGGGCCTGATTCAGTTCACCATCCTTCTGAGTCTCTTTGGGGTGCGGGTGGACGTTGACACCTACCTAAACAATCAGCTGCCCCCACTGAGAGAGATCATCCTGGGGCCTAGCTCAGCCTACACCCAGACACAGTTTCACAACCTGCGCAACACGCTGGACGGCTATGGCATCCATCCAAAAAGTGTGGACCTCGATCATTTCTTCACCACTAGACGGCTGCTAAACCAGGTGCGCCAGCTGGATCGCCTCTTCGTGCCCAGTACCGAGCTCAACACCTGGCTAGTGCATCGTGACTCTGATACTGTGGTGTCCGCCAGCAGCCAGTCCAGCCCCAGCATCACCCTGGACAATGGGGCCGGCCTAGAGGACGTTAACAACCCTGACGCTACCCCGGCCATGAGGGGAGGAAGTGGAGCGCCTGAATCCACATACAGTCTGAACACAGCGGacagcagcctgggagctgtgGCCCCCGAGTGCAACCAGGAGCAGGGCAACAGGGATGGCAATGATGATCTCACAAAAGAG GACATTGACTTGATTGACATCCTATGGCGACAGGACATTGATCTTGGTGCAGGAAGAGAAGTTTTTAACTACAGCAACCGTCAGAAGGAAAACGAGGAGGAGAAGCCCAGCCCACAGGAGAACAAAGACAGGAATGAGGAACAAGAAAGCTGGAGAAATGGCGTGAACTTACAAGGGGCTCCACCAGTGGACGGAGAGACTGGAGAGAGCATTCCTGAGCAG CTCCCAGGTCTCGGCACACAGACTTCACTGTCTCTACAAGAATGCTTGAGGCTGTTGGAGGCCACATTCCCTTTTGGAGAAGAAACTGAG TTTCCAGCCCCGGTTGTCAGCCCAGAAATTGCCATTTCCAATGAGGAAGTTCCTTCTACATCTCAGGGCCTCCCACTGGTGCTACAGCTGCCCTCAGCAGAACCACAGTTAGACCTAGAGCAGCAGTGGCAAGACATCATGGCCATCATGGAGCTACAA gcAATGGAAGTGAACAACACTTCTCTCCACACCAATTCAAGCAGCGTAAGCGCCATAAGTGGGACAACTGAGTCAAACACTGCGGGAAACTTTGAACTGTCTACTCGCTCGACGCCAATAAACCAGGATGTCAGCCTTCATCAGGCTTCCCTCCCCAGCTGCAGCCAAGACTTCCCCCAGATTTTTAACCCTCAGCTGGACTCGGCAAGCATTGCCCCAAGAACCGTCACACTCAGACCCTCCTCCAGCAACTCCACTAACATCAACTCCACATTCGGAGCCACCAACCTAACTGGGATCTTTCTCCCTCCACACGTGAACAGTTCCAGTAACAACGTTACTTCCACCCCTGTCCTCCCCGATCCTTTCAGCACCCTGCTGGAGGAGTCGATGCTTGACGAAATCAGCCTGTTGGACCTTGCCATGGAGGAGGGCTTCAGTCAGGCCCAGGCCTCCCAGTTGGAGGATGAGCTTGACTCAGATTCTGGTCTTTCCCTGGACTCCAGCCATAGCCCTGCCTCCCCAAGCAGCTCAGAAACCTCCTGCTCGTCTGCAGCTTCCTCCTCTTCAACGTCTGCCACTTTCTCGGAGGAAGGAGCTGTGGGCTACAGCACTGACTCTGAGGTGGCCACTGTAGAGACGGAGGAAGGAGCTGTTGGAGGTTACCAGCCTGAATATAGCAAGCTCTGCCGTATGAGCTATCAGGACCCCTCCCAGTTCCACACTCTCCCTCAACTTGACAGCATCAGCCATAATCATACCTACAACCTTCCGCTTTCCTCTGCCTTCTCCGAGCACCCAGAGCTTCCCATTTCGGTCGGGAAGAAGACTGTCCGTGACAAACAGAACTCAAagcctcagcctcctcaggaccTGCTCGACAAGCACTCAAGCCGCGACGAGCGCAGAGCCCGGGCCATGAAAATCCCCTTCTCCAACGACAAGATCATCAACCTGCCTGTGGAAGAGTTCAACGAGCTGCTAGCCAAGCACCACCTGAGCGAAGCCCAGCTGGCCCTCATCCGTGACATCCGCAGGCGCGGGAAGAACAAGATGGCAGCCCAGAACTGCCGCAAACGCAAGCTGGACACCATCATAAAGCTGGAGCAGGGCGTCCAAGATCTGAGGCGCGACAAGGCCCGCCTGCTGAAGGAGAAGATGGAATTCATTCGCTCCATTCGGCAAATGAAGCAGAAGATGCAAAGCCTGTACCAAGAGGTGTTCACTCAGCTGCGGGACGAGGAGGGCCGGCCCTATCC
- the cdk5rap3 gene encoding CDK5 regulatory subunit-associated protein 3, translating to MERNIQNLPIDIQTSKLLDWLVDRRHCNLKWQSAVKVIREKINAAIQDMPENEEIKALLSGSYIHYFHCLRIVEILKGTEASSKNIFGRYSSQRMKDWQEIVSLYEADNVYLVELASLLSRNVSYEGPALRRQLAKAQQMQQELSRREVECQSSAADLRERYYAACKQYGITGENVPRELQALVKDLPAVLDEVGKDAAKLEEQIQLYAAFTNFVCDWSEPVLPMLTFAQKRGNATFYERRTGKVPTVVERPVVDESPPDTVTEDTIDWGDFGKVSDSLGVSSGITVEDGIDWGISLEPNSEDPGAGGIDWGDNAEAPIEIEIVDVGTDCPEGVARGEDALTILENPQSRSRFIDELMELEVFLTQRLSEMREEGDVVAMSQFQQAPSVIQGQTCEHIQAMLSEVQDLLGRLTSLRMQHLFMIHASPRYVERVSEMLRQKMKQADILVLKGATMAEKRQEALQEQSRLEPRVDLLAGCTRELQKLIEADISKRYHNRPVNLMGVNI from the exons ATGGAG CGGAACATTCAGAACCTTCCCATCGACATACAGACCAGCAAACTTTTAG ACTGGCTGGTGGATCGGAGGCACTGTAACCTGAAATGGCAAAGTGCAGTGAAGGTGATCAGGGAGAAGATCAATGCTGCCATCCAGGACATGCCGGAGAACGAGGAGATCAAGGCGCTCCTCTCCGGCTCAT ACATTCACTACTTTCACTGCTTGAGGATCGTGGAGATCCTGAAGGGAACTGAGGCTTCCTCCAAGAACATCTTTGGCAGATACTCGTCACAGAGGATGAAG gactggCAGGAGATTGTGTCTCTTTATGAAGCAGATAATGTCTATTTGG TGGAGTTGGCCAGCTTGCTGAGCCGCAACGTGAGCTACGAAGGCCCGGCTCTGAGGAGGCAGCTGGCCAAAGCTCAGCAGATGCAGCAGGAGCTGAGCAGGCGGGAGGTGGAGTGCCAGAGCTCAGCCGCAGACCTGAGGGAACGCTACTACGCTGCCTGCAAACAGTATGGCATCACA GGTGAAAATGTTCCTCGAGAGCTTCAGGCTCTGGTGAAGGACTTACCAGCGGTTCTTGACGAAGTCGGGAAGGATGCTGCAAAGCTAGAAGAGCAAATCCAACTTTACGCTGCCTTTACAAACTTTGTCTGTGACTG GTCTGAGCCAGTCCTCCCTATGCTGACGTTTGCCCAAAAAAGAGGGAACGCAACATTTTATGAGCGGAGAACGGGGAAAGTCCCCACAGTTGTTGAAAGGCCAGTTGTGGATGAATCGCCACCTGATACAGTCACAGAGGACACG ATCGACTGGGGTGACTTTGGCAAAGTATCAGATTCCCTGGGTGTGAGTTCAGGCATCACAGTTGAGGATGGAATAGACTGGGGAATCAGCCTGGAGCCGAACTCTGAG GACCCCGGGGCAGGCGGTATCGACTGGGGTGACAACGCAGAAGCTCccattgaaattgaaattgtaGATGTGGGCACAGACT gcccTGAGGGAGTGGCGAGGGGTGAAGATGCTCTGACTATACTGGAAAACCCTCAGTCACGCAGCCGGTTCATTGACGAGTTGATGGAG CTGGAGGTGTTCCTGACTCAGCGTCTGAGTGAGATGAGAGAAGAGGGCGATGTGGTAGCTATGAGCCAGTTCCAGCAGGCCCCCTCGGTCATCCAAGGCCAAACCTGCGAACACATCCAGGCAATGCTGTCTGAGGTGCAGGACCTTCTGGGGAGGCTCACCTCTCTCCGGATGCAGCACCTGTTCATGATTCACGCCTCTCCACG GTATGTTGAGCGCGTGTCGGAGATGCTGAGACAGAAAATGAAGCAGGCTGACATTCTGGTGCTGAAAGGAGCCACAATGGCAGAGAAGAGGCAGGAAGCCCTGCAGGAGCAGTCCAGGCTGGAGCCTCGTGTTGACCTGCTGGCAGGATGCACCCGGGAACTCCAGAAGCTG ATCGAGGCAGACATTTCAAAGCGATACCACAACAGGCCTGTGAACCTGATGGGGGTTAATATTTAG